GGTTCACCGAAGGCCGCCCGGTCGTGGTCGACGTCCACAACGACACCGGCACTCCCGAACTGCTGCACTGGCACGGTCAGCGCGTCCCCGCCGACGTGGACGGGGCCGCCGAGGAGGGCACCCCGTACATCCCCGCCCACGGGATGCGGCGCCTGTCGTTCACCCCCGGACCGGCCGGTTTCCGCTTCTACCACACTCATGTGGCCGCACGTGGTGACCTGACCCGCGGCACGTACTCCGGTCAGGCCGGCCCGGTCCACATCGAGCCGAAGACCAACCCCGGAGCTTACGACCAGGAAGTGTTCCTGACGCTGAAGGAGTTCGAGCCGTCCCTCAGCCACGGCGGGGACATCCCGCAGACCTTCCTGGCCGGCTCGCCGGTGCCGGACCTGAAGCGCAAGGGCGAGAAGGCGATGGCCGACTCGCTGGCCCGGGGCATGCCACGAGGCTACGAGGTCGGCTACCGAGTCTTCAGCGTCAACGGCCGCAGACTGGGCCACGGCCCACCGATCAAGGTCAGGACCGGACAGCGCGTGCTGTTCCACGTCCTCAACGCCAGCGCCACCGAGATCCGCAGCCTCGCCCTGCCCGGCCACACCTTCGAAGTCGTCGCTCTCGACGGCAACCCGGTACCCCGTCAGGCCGATGTGCCCGTGCTGTGGATCGGCACCGCCGAACGCGTCTCGGCCGTCGTGGAGATGAATCAACCGGGCGTGTGGGTACTCGGAGACACGTCGGACGACGACCGGAACGCCGGCATGGGGACCGTGGTGGAGTACGCCGGCCGCAGCGGTTCCCCCCAGTGGACCGCACCGCCCGCATTCACCTGGGACTACCGCACCTTCGCCCGTCCCGGCTCCACCCCCCGGCGGCCCGACGCCACGATCGACCTGCTGGTGGAGAAGAGCAACGCCGCCGACAAGGGATTCAACATCTGGCCCCTCAACGGTGTCCCCTTCTCCCTCGACAGCAACAAGCCGGTACTGGAGATCGAGCGCGGCAAGCGGTACCGGATGCGGCTGCGCAACGCCTCCGACGACATCCACCCCCTCCACCTGCACCGCCACACCTTCGAGGTCACCCACATCTCCGGCACCCCCACCGGGGGTCTGCGCAAGGATGTCGTCATGCTCGGCGGCTACCAGACCCTTGCCCTCGACTTCACCGCCGACCAGCCAGGGCTGTCCCTGTTCCACTGCCACCAGCAGCTCCACATGGACTACGGGTTCATGATCCTGCTGCGCTGCTCCTGACATCCCTTCAGTGCTCGGCTTCACATCTCGGGCTACTCCCCGGGTTCCTCCCCGGTCTGCCCCGTGAGCTGCGCCCGCAGCCACTCCTCCACCTCGCCCACATGAGCCGCCGCAGCAGCCCTCGCCGCCTCCGGATCACGCGCGGCGAGGGCGCGGTGGATGGCGGCGTGTTCGCGGCGGGTGCGGGCGAACGCGCCCTCCTCCTGATAGCCGCGCCAGACGCGGGCGCGGAAGGTGCGGGAGGACAGGCCCTCCAGGATGGCGGCCATGGTCTCGTTGCCCGCGGCGGCTGCGATCTCGCGGTGGAAGGCGAGGTCGTGGGCGAGGATCTCCTCGGGGTCGTCGGTGGCGTTCATGGCCGCCAAGTGCTTCTCGATCGCGGCCAGTTGGCCGTCGTTGATGCGCGCGGCGGCCAGCGCGGTCGCCGTCGACTCCAGGATCCGGCGGACCTCCAGCAGTTCCACCAGCCGAGGGCCCCGGGACAGGTCCGCGACCACCCCGAAGGTCTCCAGCAGATCGCCGGCCTCCAGCGCGGTGACGTAGATCCCGGATCCGTGCCGGGCCTCCAGGACGCCCATCACGGTCAGCGCGCGGATCGCCTCCCGCATCGAGCTGCGGGAGATGCCCAGCCGGGCGGCGAGATCCCGCTCCGTGGGCAGCCGCTGGCCGGGCTCCAGCCGGCCCTCGGCGATCATCGCCTTGATCTCCTCGATGGCGCGCTGGGTCACCGTGCCCTTCTGCGGGGCTTCCTCGTCCACGCCACTCCTCCAGTCGCCCGGTACCGACGGCCGGCCACCCGGCGCGACGCAGTCTAACCAGCGGAGTGGTCGGACCACTATGGGTCGGAGTCCCGGATTTTCCCTGCACGAGGGTGTTGCCTGCGCTCATTGGTCTGATAAGTATGCGGCGTCTGCTCGAACACCCTCGACAACACCCTCAACGAGGAGCCGCGAGATGCCCGCCAGCACTGTCAGGAAACGCAGCAGGTCCCGGATCATCGGCGCGGCGGCCCTGGCCGCCGGTGCCTCGCTCATGCTCGCCGCCTGCGGCAGTACCAAGGACACCGCGAGTGCGGGCAGCGGAGGCACCGGCAAGGTCGGTGTCATCCTGCCGCTGCTGACCTCGCCGTTCTGGCAGTCGTACAACGACTATGTGCCGAAAATGGCCAAGTCCGAGAGCGTCGAGGTGCTGAAGACGGTCAACTCCAACAGCGATCCCTCGCAGCAGATCACCGACATCGACAACGAACTCACGCAGGGGGTCAAGGGGTTGGTGGTCGCGCCGCTGGACAGTGCCGCCATCCAGGCCGGGCTCGACCAGGCCGAACGCAAGGGCGTCCCCGTGGTCGCCGTGGACGTCGCCCCCGACAAGGGCAAGGTCGCCATGGTGGTGCGCGCCGACAACGTGGCCTACGGCGAGAAGGCCTGCGACTACCTCGGACAGCATGTGAGCAGCGGCAAGGTCGTGCAGATCATGGGCGACCTGGCCTCGGTCAACGGCCGTGACCGCTCCGAGGCCTTCCGCTCCTGTGTGAAGAAGAAGTACCCGAAGCTCAAGGTGCTGGAGATCCCCGCCAAGTGGGAGTCCGACACGGCCGCCGCCAAACTCGACACCCTGCTGGGCGCCAACCCCGACATCAAGGGCATCTACCTGCAGGCCGGCGGTGTCTACCTCGCACCGACCCTGCAGACCCTGAAGTCCAAGAACATGCTGAAACCGGCCGGGCAGCAGGGCCATATCGCCGTCGTCTCCAACGACGGCATCCCGCAGGAGTTCGACGCCATCCGCAAGGGCCAGATCGACGCCACGGTCTCCCAGCCCGCCGACGCCTACGCCCAGTACGGCCTGTACTACATCAAGGCGGCGATGGCCGGGAAGACGTTCAAGCCCGGGCCCACCGACCACGGCTCCACGATCGTGAGGCTGCCGGGCGGCATCCTCGAGGACCAGCTGCCCGCGCCACTGGTCACCAAGGCCAACGTCGACGACCCCAAGCTGTGGGGCAACACGGTCAAATGAGTACACCGCTGGTTGAAGCCGAGGGCATCGTCAAACGGTACGGCCCCACCCTCGCCCTCGCCGACGGACGGCTCACCGTCCTGCCCGGCGAGTCCCACGCCCTGGTCGGCCGCAACGGCGCCGGCAAGTCCACCCTGGTCAACGTCCTCACCGGCCTGCAGGCGCCGGACGCGGGCACCGTCCGCTTCGACGGCGAGCCCGCGCCCCCGCTCGCCGACCGGGACGCCTGGCGCCGCAAGGTCGCCTGTGTGTACCAGAAGCCGACGGTCGTCCCGGAGCTGACGGTCGCCGAGAACCTGTTCCTGAACCGGCAGCCGACCGGCCGCGGCCTCATCAGCTGGCGCCGGCTGCGCCGCGAGGCCGCCGAACTCCTGGACACCTGGGGCGTGCGCGTCGACCCCGAGGCGCGCACCGCCGACCTCCGGGTCGAGGACCGCCAAATGGTGGAGATCGCACGGGCGTTGAGCTTCGGTGCTCGGTTCATCGTGCTGGACGAACCCACCGCCCAGCTGGACAACCGGGAGATCGAGCGGCTGTTCACCCGCATGCGCTCCCTGCAGGACTCCGGCGTCACCTTCCTGTTCATCTCGCACCACCTCCAGGAGGTGTACGAGGTCTGCCAGACGGTCACCGTGCTGCGCGACGCCCGCTGGATCACCACAGCCCCGGTCGCCGACCTGCCGAAAGCCGCCCTGGTGGAGGCCATGGCGGGGGAGTCTATGGCCGAACAGAACGTTCGGGAAAGGGCAGTTGATGCCGGTGCTCCGGTCCTTCTGGAAGCACAGGGGCTCACCTCACCGGCGTACGACGGTGTCGACCTCACCGTGCGCCGCGGCGAGGTCGTGGGACTGGCCGGCTCCAGTGGCAGCGGAAAGACCGAGCTGGCCGAGTCCTTCGCCGGACTGCACACCCCGACCGGCGGCACCGCGCAACTGGACGGCAGGAGACTCCCGTTCGGGGACGTGCGGGCCGCGTTGCGGGCCGGGATCGGCTGCGTGCCGCGCGACCGGCATGAGCAGGGACTGGTGTCCGGCATGAGCATCGGCGACAACGCCACGCTGAGCGTGCTCGACCGGCTCGGCAGGGCAGGCTTCGTCGCCACCGACGCGCGACGCCGCTTCGCCGCCGAGCTGATCGAGCGCCTCGGCATCCACGCCGAAGGCCCCGACCAGCCGGTGTCCGACCTGTCCGGCGGCAACGCGCAGAAGGTCGTCATGGCCCGTGCCCTCGCCTCCGACCCCCGCCTGCTGGTCCTGATCAACCCCACCGCCGGGGTCGACGTGAAGTCCAAGGAGTCGCTGCTCGCCCGCATGGACAGCGCCCGCGACGACGGCACCGCCGTCCTCGTCGTCTCCGACGAACTGGACGACCTGCGCCGCTGCGACCGCGTTCTCGTCCTCTTCCACGGCCGCGTCGTCGCCGAGCACCCGGCCGGCTGGCGCGACCACGAGCTGATCGCCTCCATCGAAGGAGTTGACCATGGCTGACACCCGGGCCGCCCCGCCGCTCGCACCTCCGAAGACCCCGGACGCCCGCTCGGCCCGTACGGTCCTGCTCCGGCGTGGCCGTGAACTCGCCCTGGTTCCCGCCCTGTTGCTGCTCATGGTGCTCGGCGCGGTGGTCAACGACTCGTTCCTGACCGAGCGGAACCTGATCTCGATCCTCGGCGCCTCCGCGGCGCTCGCGATGGTCGTCCTCGCCGAGTCCCTCGTCCTGATCACCGGCAAGTTCGACCTGTCGCTGGAGTCCGTGGTCGGTATCGCACCGGCCGTCGGCGCCCTGCTGGTGCTGCCCGCGAGCCAGTCCGGCTGGGGCACCGGTATCCCGGCCGCGCTCGCCCTGCTCGCGA
The genomic region above belongs to Streptomyces sp. CG1 and contains:
- a CDS encoding multicopper oxidase family protein, coding for MAVSRREALRLGGVSVLAGAGAAGVAGCDARAPMSEAVPSGRADYTLRIATGQVELAPGTVVSTTTYNGRFPGPLLRFTEGRPVVVDVHNDTGTPELLHWHGQRVPADVDGAAEEGTPYIPAHGMRRLSFTPGPAGFRFYHTHVAARGDLTRGTYSGQAGPVHIEPKTNPGAYDQEVFLTLKEFEPSLSHGGDIPQTFLAGSPVPDLKRKGEKAMADSLARGMPRGYEVGYRVFSVNGRRLGHGPPIKVRTGQRVLFHVLNASATEIRSLALPGHTFEVVALDGNPVPRQADVPVLWIGTAERVSAVVEMNQPGVWVLGDTSDDDRNAGMGTVVEYAGRSGSPQWTAPPAFTWDYRTFARPGSTPRRPDATIDLLVEKSNAADKGFNIWPLNGVPFSLDSNKPVLEIERGKRYRMRLRNASDDIHPLHLHRHTFEVTHISGTPTGGLRKDVVMLGGYQTLALDFTADQPGLSLFHCHQQLHMDYGFMILLRCS
- a CDS encoding sugar ABC transporter substrate-binding protein; amino-acid sequence: MPASTVRKRSRSRIIGAAALAAGASLMLAACGSTKDTASAGSGGTGKVGVILPLLTSPFWQSYNDYVPKMAKSESVEVLKTVNSNSDPSQQITDIDNELTQGVKGLVVAPLDSAAIQAGLDQAERKGVPVVAVDVAPDKGKVAMVVRADNVAYGEKACDYLGQHVSSGKVVQIMGDLASVNGRDRSEAFRSCVKKKYPKLKVLEIPAKWESDTAAAKLDTLLGANPDIKGIYLQAGGVYLAPTLQTLKSKNMLKPAGQQGHIAVVSNDGIPQEFDAIRKGQIDATVSQPADAYAQYGLYYIKAAMAGKTFKPGPTDHGSTIVRLPGGILEDQLPAPLVTKANVDDPKLWGNTVK
- a CDS encoding FadR/GntR family transcriptional regulator, whose product is MDEEAPQKGTVTQRAIEEIKAMIAEGRLEPGQRLPTERDLAARLGISRSSMREAIRALTVMGVLEARHGSGIYVTALEAGDLLETFGVVADLSRGPRLVELLEVRRILESTATALAAARINDGQLAAIEKHLAAMNATDDPEEILAHDLAFHREIAAAAGNETMAAILEGLSSRTFRARVWRGYQEEGAFARTRREHAAIHRALAARDPEAARAAAAAHVGEVEEWLRAQLTGQTGEEPGE
- a CDS encoding sugar ABC transporter ATP-binding protein → MSTPLVEAEGIVKRYGPTLALADGRLTVLPGESHALVGRNGAGKSTLVNVLTGLQAPDAGTVRFDGEPAPPLADRDAWRRKVACVYQKPTVVPELTVAENLFLNRQPTGRGLISWRRLRREAAELLDTWGVRVDPEARTADLRVEDRQMVEIARALSFGARFIVLDEPTAQLDNREIERLFTRMRSLQDSGVTFLFISHHLQEVYEVCQTVTVLRDARWITTAPVADLPKAALVEAMAGESMAEQNVRERAVDAGAPVLLEAQGLTSPAYDGVDLTVRRGEVVGLAGSSGSGKTELAESFAGLHTPTGGTAQLDGRRLPFGDVRAALRAGIGCVPRDRHEQGLVSGMSIGDNATLSVLDRLGRAGFVATDARRRFAAELIERLGIHAEGPDQPVSDLSGGNAQKVVMARALASDPRLLVLINPTAGVDVKSKESLLARMDSARDDGTAVLVVSDELDDLRRCDRVLVLFHGRVVAEHPAGWRDHELIASIEGVDHG